Proteins encoded within one genomic window of Bradyrhizobium sp. CB1717:
- a CDS encoding RT0821/Lpp0805 family surface protein, with amino-acid sequence MTIILIGLGAGGCSFSRGDKSAYAKADDSDLTGSIIRPAKDTAPTETDLAFARNAASDVLSKGDKDSSQHWENPETGARGSVTPIAQSYAAEDGRKCRDFLASYVNGNTESWLQGAGCQSSRGRWEIHTLKPWRS; translated from the coding sequence ATGACGATCATTCTGATCGGGCTGGGTGCCGGCGGCTGCAGCTTCTCCCGTGGTGACAAGAGTGCCTATGCCAAGGCCGACGACAGCGACCTCACCGGCTCGATCATACGGCCGGCGAAAGACACCGCGCCGACGGAGACCGATCTCGCCTTCGCCCGCAACGCCGCCTCGGACGTACTGAGCAAGGGCGACAAGGATTCCAGCCAGCACTGGGAGAATCCGGAGACTGGGGCGCGGGGCTCGGTGACGCCGATCGCGCAGTCCTATGCCGCCGAGGATGGCCGCAAGTGCCGAGATTTCCTGGCGAGCTATGTCAACGGGAACACGGAAAGCTGGCTCCAGGGCGCCGGCTGCCAAAGCAGTCGTGGCCGTTGGGAGATTCATACGCTAAAGCCGTGGCGGAGCTAG
- a CDS encoding extensin family protein produces the protein MNFSLPDSRRKWSCRGYMSAGAAMVTVVLGLTLVLTERAEARKYAAPFDIFGLGTPRPRAKVHSAKVPLPKPRPEEAPKAPAEAPPEAEGKPSPDKPGDTKPAEAARPPEKRASACRLALTEEIAVAPSIPDIRGPGACGGEDLVRLEAIVLPDKRKVTVKPAAILRCTMASAIADWVRKDMVPLAASLGSTISDLDNFDSFECRGRNRIAGAMLSEHGKANALDVRAIKLANGQSIGLTDRTMSRDVRERVLHSVCTRFSTVLGPGSDWYHEDHIHLDLAQRRNDYRICQWNVWDPLPQVAPLLPAERPDEAPPREVAAKPDAKEGADDEAAEKSSPPEDKPVSAKKDQPSKPATKKRR, from the coding sequence ATGAATTTTAGCCTGCCGGACTCTCGCCGCAAATGGTCTTGTCGCGGCTATATGTCCGCCGGCGCGGCAATGGTTACCGTCGTGCTGGGGCTGACGCTTGTGCTGACGGAGCGGGCAGAGGCGCGAAAATATGCTGCGCCGTTCGATATCTTTGGCCTTGGTACACCACGGCCGCGTGCGAAAGTTCATTCCGCCAAGGTCCCGCTCCCGAAACCGCGCCCCGAGGAGGCCCCGAAAGCACCCGCCGAGGCCCCGCCGGAGGCGGAGGGCAAGCCGTCCCCGGACAAGCCGGGTGACACCAAGCCCGCCGAGGCTGCGCGGCCGCCCGAGAAGCGGGCCTCGGCCTGCCGGCTCGCGCTGACCGAGGAGATCGCGGTCGCACCGTCCATTCCGGATATCCGCGGCCCCGGCGCCTGTGGCGGCGAGGATCTGGTGCGGCTGGAGGCCATCGTGCTGCCGGACAAGCGCAAGGTGACGGTGAAGCCGGCGGCAATCCTCCGCTGCACCATGGCCTCCGCGATCGCCGACTGGGTGCGCAAGGACATGGTGCCGCTGGCCGCGAGCCTCGGCTCGACCATCAGCGATCTCGACAATTTCGACAGCTTCGAGTGCCGGGGCCGCAACCGCATCGCCGGCGCGATGCTGTCCGAGCACGGCAAGGCCAACGCGCTCGACGTCCGCGCCATCAAGCTCGCCAACGGGCAGTCGATCGGCCTCACCGACCGCACCATGTCGCGCGATGTGCGCGAGCGCGTGCTGCATTCGGTCTGTACGCGCTTCTCCACCGTGCTCGGGCCGGGCTCGGACTGGTACCACGAGGACCATATCCATCTCGATCTCGCGCAGCGGCGGAACGACTACCGGATCTGCCAGTGGAACGTCTGGGATCCCCTGCCGCAGGTCGCGCCGCTCTTGCCGGCGGAGCGCCCCGACGAGGCGCCGCCGCGCGAGGTCGCGGCAAAGCCAGACGCCAAGGAAGGCGCCGACGACGAGGCGGCGGAGAAATCCTCTCCGCCCGAGGACAAGCCGGTGTCCGCGAAGAAGGATCAGCCGTCGAAGCCGGCAACAAAAAAGCGCCGGTGA
- a CDS encoding fatty-acid--CoA ligase, whose protein sequence is MLGLMQDWPLLCHRIIEHAARIHGKQEVVTRSIEGPIHRTNYAEIHKRALKVSQMLERDGIKLGDRVATIAWNTWRHLEVWYGIMGIGAICHTVNPRLFPEQIAWIINHAQDRIVMTDITFVPILEKIADKLPSVEHYVVLTDKAHMPQTTLKNAVAYEDWIAQADGKFKWKDFDENTAAAMCYTSGTTGDPKGVLYSHRSNVLHALMANNVDALGTSASETMLPVVPLFHANSWGIAFSAPSQGTKLVMPGAKLDGASVYELLSTEKVTHTAGVPTVWLMLLQHMAANNLKLPELKMVICGGSAMPRSMIKAFLDMGSSVRHAWGMTEMSPIGSVAALKPPFQNATGDAKLDVLQMQGYAPFAVQMKITDDAGKELPWDGKTFGRLKVSGPAVAKAYYRVDANILDEEGFFDTGDVSTIDEDGYMRITDRSKDVIKSGGEWISSIDLENLAVGHPAVAEAAVIGVFHPKWDERPLLIVQLKQGQQASREDILKFMDGKIAKWWMPDDVAFVDGIPHTATGKILKTALRDQFKDYRFPNAAA, encoded by the coding sequence ATGCTTGGTTTGATGCAAGACTGGCCCCTGCTCTGCCACCGGATCATCGAACACGCCGCCAGGATTCATGGCAAGCAGGAGGTGGTCACGCGATCGATCGAGGGACCGATCCACCGCACCAACTATGCCGAGATCCACAAGCGCGCGCTCAAGGTCTCCCAGATGCTGGAGCGCGACGGCATCAAGCTCGGCGACCGCGTCGCCACGATCGCCTGGAACACCTGGCGCCATCTCGAGGTGTGGTACGGCATCATGGGCATCGGCGCCATCTGCCATACCGTCAATCCCCGCCTTTTCCCCGAGCAGATCGCCTGGATCATCAACCATGCGCAGGACCGCATCGTGATGACCGACATCACCTTCGTTCCGATCCTGGAGAAGATCGCCGACAAGCTGCCAAGCGTGGAGCACTACGTCGTGCTCACCGACAAGGCGCATATGCCGCAGACCACGCTGAAGAATGCGGTAGCCTACGAGGACTGGATTGCGCAGGCCGACGGCAAATTCAAATGGAAGGACTTTGACGAGAACACGGCGGCCGCGATGTGCTACACGTCGGGCACCACGGGCGACCCGAAGGGTGTGCTGTACTCGCATCGCTCCAACGTGCTGCACGCGCTGATGGCCAACAATGTCGACGCGCTCGGCACCAGCGCCTCCGAGACGATGCTGCCGGTGGTGCCGCTGTTCCACGCCAACAGCTGGGGCATCGCCTTCTCCGCGCCCTCGCAGGGCACCAAGCTGGTCATGCCCGGCGCCAAGCTCGATGGCGCCTCGGTCTACGAGCTGCTCTCGACCGAAAAGGTGACCCACACCGCCGGCGTGCCCACGGTGTGGCTGATGCTGCTCCAGCACATGGCCGCCAACAATCTGAAGCTGCCGGAGCTGAAGATGGTGATCTGCGGCGGCTCGGCGATGCCGCGCTCGATGATCAAGGCTTTCCTCGACATGGGCTCGAGCGTCCGCCACGCCTGGGGCATGACCGAGATGAGCCCGATCGGCAGCGTCGCGGCGCTGAAGCCGCCGTTCCAGAACGCAACCGGCGATGCCAAGCTCGACGTCCTGCAGATGCAGGGCTATGCCCCCTTCGCCGTGCAGATGAAGATCACCGACGATGCCGGCAAGGAGCTGCCCTGGGACGGCAAGACCTTCGGCCGCCTCAAGGTCTCCGGCCCCGCGGTCGCCAAGGCGTATTATCGCGTCGACGCCAACATCCTCGACGAGGAAGGCTTCTTCGACACCGGCGACGTCTCGACCATCGACGAGGACGGCTACATGCGGATCACCGACCGCTCCAAGGACGTGATCAAGTCCGGCGGCGAGTGGATCTCCTCGATCGACCTCGAAAATCTCGCCGTCGGCCATCCAGCCGTGGCGGAAGCCGCCGTGATCGGCGTGTTCCACCCCAAATGGGACGAGCGGCCGCTGCTGATCGTGCAGCTCAAGCAGGGCCAGCAGGCAAGCCGCGAGGACATCCTGAAATTCATGGACGGCAAGATCGCCAAATGGTGGATGCCCGACGACGTCGCCTTCGTCGACGGCATCCCGCATACCGCCACCGGCAAGATCCTGAAGACGGCGCTGCGCGACCAGTTCAAGGATTACCGCTTCCCGAACGCGGCGGCGTAG
- a CDS encoding L,D-transpeptidase translates to MSSLKVKLGILAAGLMLSGCMQATHFEATDTKAFKPKDKELLAKVRYENTPVAEPFRRAIVDYHRKESPGSIVVDSDNHYLYYVQEGGKAIRYGITVGEEAMAWSGIAKVGSKTEWPAWHPTPGEISRLGVPTYVAPGPDNPMGSRAIYLYSGGKDTLFRIHGTNQPEYIGASISSGCIRLTNEDAIDLYDRVKVGTIVVVLEPKHGDSPYNSRLALGGSQTGQAGSY, encoded by the coding sequence ATGTCGTCGCTGAAAGTTAAGTTGGGAATTTTGGCCGCGGGCCTGATGCTGTCGGGCTGCATGCAGGCCACGCATTTCGAGGCGACCGACACCAAGGCATTCAAGCCGAAGGACAAGGAACTCCTTGCCAAGGTCCGGTACGAGAACACCCCGGTCGCGGAGCCGTTCCGCCGCGCCATCGTCGACTACCACCGCAAGGAGTCCCCGGGCTCGATCGTGGTCGATTCCGACAACCATTACCTCTACTACGTGCAGGAAGGCGGCAAGGCGATCCGTTACGGTATCACCGTCGGCGAAGAAGCCATGGCCTGGTCGGGCATCGCCAAGGTCGGCAGCAAGACCGAGTGGCCGGCATGGCACCCCACCCCCGGCGAAATTTCGCGCCTTGGCGTGCCGACCTATGTGGCGCCCGGCCCGGACAATCCGATGGGCTCTCGCGCGATTTACCTCTACTCGGGCGGGAAAGACACGTTGTTCCGCATCCACGGCACCAACCAGCCGGAATATATCGGCGCCTCGATTTCGTCAGGCTGCATCCGCCTGACCAACGAGGACGCGATCGATCTCTATGATCGCGTCAAGGTCGGCACGATCGTGGTCGTGCTCGAGCCGAAGCACGGCGACTCGCCGTACAATTCGCGCCTCGCGCTCGGCGGCAGCCAGACCGGCCAGGCCGGCAGCTACTGA
- a CDS encoding J domain-containing protein, translating to MRDPYEVLGVPRSANAAAIKSAYRKLAKKHHPDSNKDDPKAAERFSEINSANEIIGDEDKRKQFDRGEIDAEGKPRFQGFPGGGGPRGRAGPGGFESYTFRSGGGPGQGGGAFEDILNSMFGGGMRGARPGAGGGAQFEFDTGGVGLDLDVNVAMSVSLEESVKGGEKRVRLPTGKELNVKIPAGVTEGQQIRLRGQGESAQGHPPGDLLITISIAPHPFFKVEGADLRIDLPVTLYEAVLGAKVRVPTLGNAVELSVPKNTSSGRTFRLKGKGLPKSGGTGDLFVTIRIMLPDGNDAELEALMEKWRDQHPYNPRSGLG from the coding sequence ATGCGCGACCCCTATGAGGTCTTGGGGGTGCCGCGGAGCGCCAACGCTGCCGCGATCAAGAGCGCCTATCGCAAGCTTGCCAAGAAGCACCATCCCGACAGCAACAAGGACGATCCGAAGGCGGCCGAGCGCTTCTCCGAGATCAACTCGGCGAACGAGATCATCGGCGACGAGGACAAGCGCAAGCAGTTCGACCGCGGTGAGATCGACGCCGAGGGCAAGCCGCGCTTCCAGGGCTTTCCGGGTGGCGGCGGGCCGCGCGGCCGCGCGGGTCCCGGCGGGTTCGAGAGCTATACGTTCCGCTCCGGCGGCGGACCCGGCCAAGGCGGCGGCGCCTTCGAGGACATCCTCAACAGCATGTTCGGCGGCGGGATGCGCGGTGCGCGGCCCGGAGCCGGCGGCGGTGCCCAGTTCGAATTCGACACCGGCGGGGTCGGGCTCGATCTCGACGTCAACGTCGCCATGTCCGTTTCGCTGGAAGAGTCCGTCAAGGGTGGCGAGAAGCGCGTCCGGCTGCCGACCGGCAAGGAGCTCAACGTCAAGATTCCGGCCGGCGTCACCGAGGGCCAGCAGATTCGGTTGCGGGGGCAGGGCGAGAGCGCCCAGGGCCATCCGCCCGGCGATCTCCTGATCACCATCAGCATCGCGCCGCACCCGTTCTTCAAGGTCGAGGGCGCGGACCTCAGGATCGACCTGCCGGTCACGCTCTACGAGGCGGTGCTCGGGGCCAAGGTCCGCGTGCCAACCCTCGGCAATGCGGTGGAGCTTTCGGTCCCGAAAAACACCTCCAGCGGCCGGACCTTCCGTCTCAAAGGTAAGGGATTGCCGAAATCTGGCGGAACCGGGGATCTCTTCGTCACCATCAGGATTATGCTACCGGACGGGAACGACGCCGAGCTTGAAGCATTGATGGAAAAGTGGCGGGACCAACACCCCTACAATCCACGTAGCGGGCTCGGTTAG
- the pdxH gene encoding pyridoxamine 5'-phosphate oxidase gives MTDTTSMKHQTPLTSGDFTAADEPFALFDAWLNEAIKSEPNDPNAMALATVDPDGLPDVRMVLMKGFDTEGFVFYSHIASQKGRELAANPKAALLFHWKSLRRQVRIRGNVTPVTDAEADAYFATRPKQAQIGAWASKQSEALESRFAFEQAIAKVAAKYVIGEVPRPPGWSGWRITPVRIEFWHDRPFRLHDRIEFRRDAAGQPWSKTRMYP, from the coding sequence ATGACCGACACGACCTCGATGAAACACCAGACACCCTTAACATCCGGTGATTTCACCGCCGCCGACGAGCCTTTTGCGCTGTTCGATGCCTGGCTGAACGAGGCGATCAAGAGCGAACCGAACGATCCGAACGCCATGGCGCTCGCAACCGTCGATCCCGACGGGCTGCCCGATGTGCGCATGGTGCTGATGAAGGGCTTCGATACCGAGGGTTTTGTCTTCTACAGCCACATCGCCAGCCAGAAAGGCCGCGAACTCGCCGCAAATCCTAAGGCAGCGTTACTTTTTCACTGGAAGTCGCTGCGCCGTCAGGTTCGCATCCGCGGCAACGTGACGCCAGTCACCGATGCCGAGGCCGACGCCTATTTCGCGACGCGGCCGAAGCAGGCGCAGATCGGCGCCTGGGCGAGCAAGCAATCCGAAGCGCTGGAGAGCCGCTTCGCTTTCGAGCAAGCCATCGCGAAAGTGGCGGCCAAGTACGTCATCGGCGAAGTGCCGCGGCCGCCGGGCTGGAGCGGCTGGCGCATCACGCCGGTGCGCATCGAGTTCTGGCACGACCGCCCATTCCGTCTGCACGACCGCATCGAATTTCGTCGTGACGCCGCCGGCCAGCCATGGTCCAAGACGCGGATGTATCCTTGA
- a CDS encoding DUF1499 domain-containing protein, translating to MARRFSAPYQTEPVSSLASWARNLAVFAVVAVLVSILIVRFGFLEPKPALVTFFGGLAIAGLSILFGLAGFAAIWQNGSRGMARILLAFLIDGAILAYPAYLALQYRKLPAIHDITTDPIDPPRFDALARLRAGDGANTAVYAGLYSAEQQRHFYPDIEPIELEIPVDRAYAIALQLVNKRKWLVIDERAPQPPRRMGRIEAVARTPIMGLREDISIRVVPDGEDSRVDIRSASRYFDSDLGSNAARVKKFIEDLNTAADADALKPVKKTPVAPPKAPAKTVKK from the coding sequence ATGGCCCGCAGGTTTTCCGCTCCCTACCAGACGGAGCCCGTGTCCAGCCTCGCCAGCTGGGCGCGCAATCTCGCCGTGTTCGCGGTGGTGGCCGTCCTGGTGTCTATCCTCATCGTCCGCTTCGGCTTCCTGGAGCCGAAGCCGGCGCTCGTCACCTTCTTCGGGGGCCTCGCGATCGCGGGGCTCTCCATCCTGTTCGGGCTCGCGGGCTTCGCCGCGATCTGGCAGAACGGCTCGCGCGGCATGGCGCGCATCCTGCTCGCGTTCCTGATCGACGGCGCGATCCTCGCCTACCCCGCCTATCTCGCCCTGCAATACCGCAAGCTGCCGGCGATCCACGACATCACCACCGACCCGATCGACCCGCCACGCTTCGACGCATTGGCGCGGCTGCGCGCCGGTGACGGCGCCAATACGGCCGTCTATGCCGGTCTCTATTCGGCCGAGCAGCAGCGCCATTTTTATCCTGATATCGAACCAATCGAGCTCGAGATCCCGGTCGATCGCGCCTATGCGATCGCGCTGCAGCTGGTCAACAAGCGCAAATGGCTCGTCATCGACGAGCGCGCGCCGCAGCCGCCGCGCCGCATGGGTCGCATCGAGGCGGTGGCCCGCACACCGATCATGGGCTTGCGCGAGGACATTTCCATCAGGGTCGTGCCCGACGGCGAGGATTCCCGCGTCGATATCCGCTCCGCCTCGCGCTATTTCGATAGCGATCTCGGCAGCAATGCCGCGCGCGTGAAGAAATTCATCGAGGATCTCAACACCGCCGCCGATGCCGATGCGCTCAAGCCGGTGAAGAAGACCCCGGTGGCGCCGCCGAAGGCACCGGCGAAGACGGTGAAGAAATAG
- a CDS encoding anti-sigma factor, which produces MNDRNIPITEDELHAYVDGELPAERSADVEAWLAAHPDDAERVQSWRTMAEMLHARYDSVAQEPVPARLELERLERRPRQWLYGAAAAVLVAFVAGGTAGWVAHGAANAPSTFQSFTADALDAHRLYVVEVRHPVEVGGNERDHLQAWLTRRCGWTVFAPNLEASGLKLVGGRLLPGPNGPASFLMYEGASGERYTIYSAKTENGATQMRYARTDKDGALFWAERGVGYVVSGGGDRDRLTKVAQAVYDQAEKNGG; this is translated from the coding sequence ATGAACGACCGCAACATTCCCATCACCGAGGACGAGCTCCACGCCTATGTCGACGGCGAGCTGCCGGCCGAGCGAAGCGCCGACGTCGAGGCCTGGCTTGCCGCCCACCCCGACGATGCCGAGCGGGTGCAGTCCTGGCGGACCATGGCCGAGATGCTGCACGCCCGCTACGATTCCGTCGCCCAGGAGCCGGTGCCGGCACGGCTCGAGCTCGAGCGGCTGGAGCGCCGTCCCCGGCAATGGCTCTATGGCGCCGCCGCGGCCGTGCTGGTGGCCTTCGTCGCTGGCGGCACCGCCGGCTGGGTGGCGCATGGTGCCGCCAACGCGCCTTCGACCTTCCAGAGCTTTACGGCGGATGCGCTCGACGCCCACCGCCTCTATGTCGTCGAGGTCCGCCACCCCGTCGAAGTCGGCGGCAACGAGCGCGATCATTTGCAGGCATGGCTGACCAGGCGCTGCGGCTGGACCGTGTTCGCGCCGAATTTGGAGGCGAGCGGGCTGAAGCTGGTCGGCGGCCGGCTGCTGCCTGGGCCGAACGGGCCGGCGTCGTTCCTGATGTATGAGGGCGCCTCGGGCGAGCGGTACACGATCTACTCGGCCAAGACCGAGAATGGTGCGACGCAAATGCGCTACGCCAGGACGGACAAGGACGGCGCGCTGTTCTGGGCTGAGCGCGGCGTCGGCTATGTCGTCAGCGGCGGCGGTGATCGCGACCGGCTAACGAAGGTCGCGCAGGCGGTTTACGACCAGGCAGAGAAAAACGGCGGCTAA
- a CDS encoding magnesium transporter CorA family protein: MFSVFVPSESSLKKAVIEDLTVLPENAVWIDLVNPSAAEDKAVERLAGIAIPTREDMQEIEISSRLYIENGARYMTATLMCHSDTDMPRTTAVTFILGDHRLVTVRYDLPKPFALVEAKLGRSCTPSITGEMVLMELLDAVIDRCADILERCGAEIDQVSHDIFEPESERHGHAKQYSQILISIGRKGDLTSKVRESLVSIGRVAAFLSAVVEGVKWSKDMREQLKTMQRDVVSLTDHASYLSNKITFVLDAMLGVVNLEQNNIIKLFSVMAVVLMPPTLIASIYGMNFKAMPELEWVHGYPMALVMMLIAAIVPYWIFKWKKWL; this comes from the coding sequence ATGTTTTCGGTGTTTGTTCCCTCCGAGTCCTCCCTCAAGAAGGCGGTGATCGAGGATCTCACGGTGCTGCCGGAGAACGCGGTCTGGATCGACCTCGTCAACCCCTCAGCCGCCGAGGACAAGGCCGTGGAGCGGCTGGCGGGCATCGCCATCCCGACCCGGGAAGACATGCAGGAGATCGAGATCTCCAGCCGGCTCTATATCGAGAACGGCGCGCGCTACATGACCGCGACGCTGATGTGCCACTCCGATACCGACATGCCCCGGACCACCGCGGTGACCTTCATCCTCGGCGACCATCGCCTGGTGACGGTGCGCTACGACCTGCCGAAGCCGTTTGCGCTGGTCGAGGCCAAGCTCGGCCGCTCCTGCACGCCGTCCATCACCGGCGAGATGGTGCTGATGGAACTGCTGGATGCCGTGATCGACCGCTGCGCCGACATTCTGGAGCGCTGCGGCGCCGAGATCGACCAGGTCTCGCACGACATCTTCGAGCCCGAGAGCGAGCGCCACGGTCACGCCAAGCAATATTCCCAGATCCTGATCTCGATCGGCCGCAAGGGGGATTTGACCTCCAAGGTCCGCGAGAGCCTGGTCTCGATCGGCCGTGTCGCCGCATTCCTCTCGGCGGTGGTGGAAGGCGTCAAATGGTCGAAGGACATGCGCGAGCAGCTCAAGACCATGCAGCGCGACGTCGTCTCGCTGACCGACCATGCCTCCTATCTCTCCAACAAGATCACCTTCGTGCTCGACGCCATGCTCGGCGTCGTCAATCTCGAGCAGAACAACATCATCAAGCTGTTTTCGGTCATGGCCGTTGTCCTGATGCCGCCGACGCTGATCGCCTCGATCTACGGCATGAACTTCAAGGCGATGCCGGAACTCGAATGGGTGCACGGCTATCCGATGGCGCTGGTGATGATGCTGATCGCCGCCATCGTTCCGTACTGGATCTTCAAATGGAAGAAGTGGCTGTGA
- a CDS encoding SDR family oxidoreductase, with amino-acid sequence MPHSSNLPRRTLLLTGASRGIGHATVIRFSSAGWRVITCSRHAFPEDCPWDAGPEDHIQVDLGDPEDTARAINEIRNRLEGGALHALVNNAAISPKGPGGSRLGSVDTDLDTWTHVFRVNFFAPIMIARGLIEELKAAKGSVVNVTSIAGSRVHPFAGAAYATSKAALAALTREMASDFGRVGVRVNAIAPGEIDTSILSPGTEKIVDQQIPMHRLGTPDEVAKIIYVLCTDTSSYVNGAEIHINGGQHV; translated from the coding sequence ATGCCGCATTCGTCCAACCTGCCGCGTCGTACGCTGCTCCTGACCGGAGCGAGCCGCGGCATCGGCCACGCCACCGTGATCCGCTTCTCTTCGGCGGGCTGGCGCGTCATCACCTGCTCGCGGCATGCGTTTCCGGAGGATTGCCCGTGGGACGCGGGCCCTGAAGACCACATCCAGGTCGACCTCGGCGACCCCGAGGACACTGCACGCGCGATCAACGAGATCCGCAACCGGCTCGAAGGCGGCGCGCTGCATGCGCTGGTCAACAACGCCGCGATCTCGCCGAAGGGCCCCGGCGGCTCGCGGCTCGGCTCGGTCGACACCGATCTCGACACCTGGACGCATGTCTTCCGCGTCAACTTCTTCGCACCGATCATGATCGCGCGCGGACTGATCGAGGAGCTGAAGGCGGCCAAGGGTTCAGTCGTGAACGTCACCTCGATCGCGGGCTCGCGCGTGCACCCCTTCGCGGGCGCCGCCTATGCCACCTCGAAGGCCGCGCTTGCCGCGCTGACGCGCGAGATGGCCTCGGACTTCGGCCGCGTCGGCGTGCGCGTCAACGCGATCGCGCCGGGCGAGATCGACACCTCGATCCTGTCGCCGGGCACCGAGAAGATCGTGGACCAGCAGATCCCGATGCACCGGCTCGGCACGCCCGACGAGGTCGCCAAGATCATCTACGTGCTGTGCACGGATACCAGCTCGTACGTCAACGGCGCCGAGATCCATATCAACGGCGGCCAGCACGTGTAG